A stretch of Clostridia bacterium DNA encodes these proteins:
- the istA gene encoding IS21 family transposase: MLTITHINYIRELYHVEGLRYSEIVKRTNCNYRTVKKYIEKEDYNENNHKVQRKKRSDSIRPIVREILLEDLERHPKQRHTATRIYARLSEEYPDKLKVSERTVRTVVKEEKQKVYGNKKAYLDLQHPGAEAQIDFGMVKVYEDGVLKKLHELVLSFPYSNARLLQITRSETRESLMEAMVDIFRHIGCVPRCIWFDQMAAAAIRKKDDKGKPEVTEQFLRFAMHHGFEVRFCNPNSGHEKGNVENSVGYLRRNLLVPEPRFTSLEDYNKSLLQRAAALMQKKHYQKEETIAELFEAEKEKCSPLPRVVFDTARYEIRRVNKYGYIQYEKVTYSVSPKCVGDHVSLRVTATRIEIFTKDLQKKLCSHTRSYIKGSESIHWVDFIDVMKTRPRALKYSGIYGLLPTNWQTYLESCDNAELKESLGILRMIMLTDDLAFAKKVMDAAGKHTAISSQSLYLAYKRLKENVNTFCGSIAVAKDLPPYQVSIDAYDSLLGGMCHE; this comes from the coding sequence GTGCTGACAATTACCCACATCAATTATATACGAGAACTCTATCATGTTGAAGGACTTAGATATAGTGAAATCGTAAAACGGACAAATTGCAATTATCGCACTGTTAAGAAATACATCGAGAAAGAGGACTACAACGAGAACAATCATAAAGTACAACGAAAGAAGCGGAGTGATTCCATACGCCCCATCGTTCGCGAGATACTCTTAGAAGACCTGGAACGCCATCCAAAGCAAAGGCACACTGCCACCAGGATTTACGCCCGCCTTTCGGAGGAATATCCAGACAAATTGAAAGTCTCTGAGAGAACCGTACGAACGGTGGTCAAGGAAGAAAAACAGAAGGTCTATGGCAACAAGAAAGCCTACCTAGATCTGCAACATCCTGGAGCAGAAGCTCAGATAGATTTCGGGATGGTCAAGGTCTACGAAGATGGCGTACTCAAAAAACTCCATGAGCTCGTGCTGTCGTTTCCCTATTCCAATGCTAGGTTGCTTCAGATAACCAGAAGCGAAACCAGGGAATCCCTGATGGAAGCCATGGTAGATATTTTCAGGCACATAGGCTGTGTACCCCGATGCATCTGGTTTGACCAGATGGCAGCAGCTGCCATCCGGAAGAAGGATGACAAAGGGAAACCGGAAGTGACTGAACAATTCCTTCGATTCGCCATGCATCATGGTTTCGAAGTTAGGTTCTGCAACCCGAATAGCGGCCACGAGAAAGGTAACGTCGAAAACAGCGTCGGGTATCTTAGAAGGAACCTCTTGGTTCCTGAGCCACGGTTCACATCCCTTGAGGACTACAACAAATCTCTGTTACAACGGGCGGCCGCTCTGATGCAGAAAAAGCATTACCAAAAAGAAGAAACCATCGCCGAACTGTTTGAGGCGGAAAAGGAGAAATGTTCTCCTCTTCCTAGGGTGGTATTCGATACTGCCCGCTACGAAATTAGACGAGTCAACAAATATGGCTATATCCAGTACGAAAAGGTTACCTACTCCGTTTCACCCAAGTGCGTCGGAGACCATGTGAGTTTAAGGGTTACAGCTACACGCATAGAAATATTCACTAAGGATCTACAAAAGAAACTGTGCTCGCATACTAGGAGCTACATAAAAGGTTCTGAATCCATCCACTGGGTGGACTTCATCGATGTAATGAAGACCAGGCCTAGAGCGCTCAAATATTCCGGTATCTATGGTCTTCTCCCAACCAACTGGCAGACTTATCTGGAAAGCTGCGACAATGCAGAGCTCAAGGAGTCCCTGGGCATACTCAGGATGATTATGCTGACAGATGATTTGGCTTTTGCTAAGAAGGTCATGGATGCGGCTGGTAAGCATACAGCCATATCTTCTCAATCACTGTATCTTGCATACAAGAGACTGAAGGAGAATGTCAACACCTTCTGTGGGAGTATAGCGGTTGCTAAAGACCTGCCACCCTACCAGGTAAGCATAGATGCCTACGACTCACTCCTAGGAGGCATGTGTCATGAATGA
- a CDS encoding metalloregulator ArsR/SmtB family transcription factor: MELTPIFKLLSDETRLRVILLLSKEELCVCEICGVLDESQPKISKVLSKLRDLDLVSDKRIEKFVFYKVKDTNGLLNNTLMYILENLDSYPILVSDQQRLAHKTEYLNRCSLDLLEEIS; encoded by the coding sequence ATGGAATTAACTCCTATATTCAAATTGTTATCAGATGAAACCAGACTCCGTGTTATTCTGCTCTTAAGTAAAGAAGAACTGTGTGTCTGTGAAATCTGTGGGGTTCTCGATGAATCTCAACCAAAAATATCAAAAGTACTCTCTAAACTTAGAGATTTAGATTTGGTGTCTGATAAACGAATTGAAAAATTTGTTTTCTATAAAGTGAAAGATACCAACGGTTTACTGAATAACACCCTGATGTATATTCTTGAAAACCTTGATAGCTATCCCATACTAGTATCAGATCAACAAAGATTGGCGCATAAAACAGAATATCTCAATCGATGTTCGCTTGACTTGTTAGAAGAAATTTCCTAA